A genomic region of Peromyscus eremicus chromosome 19, PerEre_H2_v1, whole genome shotgun sequence contains the following coding sequences:
- the Pmaip1 gene encoding phorbol-12-myristate-13-acetate-induced protein 1 — translation MPRSQARPNAPSNAAWAELASEFAAQLRRIGDKLYSARCEPDITAVLAEMPGRKVRKTATRIPSPTPDSEDLEDECVLLRRIGDKLNLWQKLVNFISKLFNLVT, via the exons ATGCCCCGGAGCCAGGCGCGTCCGAACGCGCCATCGAACGCAGCGTGGGCAG AGCTAGCGTCTGAGTTCGCAGCTCAGCTCAGGAGGATCGGAGACAAACTGTATTCTGCGCGGTGCGAACCCGACATCACTGCGGTGCTGGCGGAGATGCCTGGCAGGAAGGTGCGAAAGACCGCGACGAGGATCCCAAGCCCAACGCCGGATTCAGAAG ACCTGGAAGATGAGTGTGTTCTGCTCCGGAGAATTGGAGACAAACTGAATTTATGGCAGAAACTTGTGAATTTTATTTCCAAGCTCTTTAATTTAGTAACCTGa